The following coding sequences lie in one Streptomyces venezuelae genomic window:
- a CDS encoding vWA domain-containing protein produces the protein MNGVAGVTGVAGVSDGGGVVGGESAAGSVVAAAVGGSVGGERLRRWRLVLGGDGGEGTGCVLGGRDAGVDAALGALYGGAGERDERGRRERSAGLGASAPSVARWLGDIRTYFPSSVVQVMQRDAIDRLGLSTLLLEPEMLEAVDADVHLVGTLLSLNKAMPETTKETARAVVRKVVEDLEKRLATRTRSTLTGALDRSARVSRPRHHDIDWNRTIAANLKNYLPEHRTVVPERLIGYGRASRSVKKEVVLCIDQSGSMAASVVYASVFGAVLGSMRSLDTRLVVFDTNVVDLTNQLDDPVDVLFGTQLGGGTDINRALAYCQSQITRPADTVVVLISDLYEGGIRDEMLKRVAAMKASGVQFVTLLALSDEGKPAYDREHAAALAALGVPAFACTPDLFPEVMAAAIEKRPLPIPDPEVVV, from the coding sequence ATGAATGGGGTGGCTGGAGTGACTGGGGTGGCCGGGGTGTCTGACGGGGGTGGCGTGGTCGGGGGCGAGTCCGCAGCCGGGAGTGTGGTTGCGGCTGCGGTGGGCGGGAGTGTGGGCGGGGAGCGGTTGCGGCGGTGGCGGCTTGTGTTGGGTGGGGACGGGGGTGAGGGGACCGGGTGTGTGCTTGGGGGGCGGGATGCGGGGGTGGATGCTGCCCTCGGGGCGCTGTACGGGGGTGCGGGGGAGAGGGATGAGCGGGGGCGGCGGGAGAGGTCGGCTGGGCTCGGGGCGTCCGCGCCGTCCGTGGCGCGCTGGCTCGGGGACATCCGGACGTACTTCCCCTCGTCCGTCGTGCAGGTGATGCAGCGCGACGCCATCGACCGGCTGGGGCTCTCTACGCTCCTCCTGGAGCCCGAGATGCTGGAGGCCGTCGACGCGGACGTCCACCTCGTGGGCACGCTGCTCTCCCTCAACAAGGCCATGCCCGAGACGACCAAGGAGACCGCGCGGGCCGTCGTGCGCAAGGTCGTCGAGGACCTGGAGAAGCGTCTGGCGACGCGGACGCGTTCCACGCTCACCGGCGCGCTCGACCGCAGCGCCCGCGTCAGCAGGCCGCGCCACCACGACATCGACTGGAACCGCACGATTGCGGCCAACCTCAAGAACTACCTGCCGGAGCACCGCACGGTCGTCCCCGAGCGGCTCATCGGGTACGGGCGGGCCTCCCGGTCCGTGAAGAAGGAGGTCGTCCTCTGCATCGACCAGTCGGGGTCGATGGCCGCGTCCGTTGTCTATGCATCGGTTTTCGGTGCCGTGCTCGGGTCCATGCGGTCGCTCGACACCCGGCTCGTCGTCTTCGACACGAACGTGGTCGACCTGACCAACCAGCTCGATGACCCGGTCGATGTGCTGTTCGGGACGCAGCTGGGCGGCGGGACCGACATCAATCGCGCTCTCGCCTACTGCCAGTCGCAGATCACCCGGCCGGCCGACACGGTCGTGGTCCTCATCAGCGACCTCTACGAAGGAGGCATCCGCGACGAGATGCTGAAGCGCGTCGCGGCGATGAAGGCGTCCGGAGTGCAGTTCGTGACGCTGCTCGCCCTCTCCGACGAGGGGAAACCCGCGTATGACCGCGAGCACGCGGCGGCGCTCGCGGCCCTCGGCGTGCCGGCCTTCGCCTGCACGCCCGACCTCTTCCCGGAGGTGATGGCCGCGGCGATCGAGAAGCGGCCCCTTCCGATACCCGACCCCGAGGTGGTCGTCTGA
- a CDS encoding helix-turn-helix domain-containing protein: protein MPQSPATPLPSPKERRRLREAKSLSHADLAAKIGVTSETVRSWEMGRTTPRGRKRETYAKLLTANASASTSTSTSTNANANPKERAATPTFEKAVTMTVPETEPVPTPPTPPAHTHPLRTKPAHGTTRSTSRPQPAAKRAAKPPAPARMTPPPIPLPTPNGHIRPLPVRVTRPQATRPADQTPAQAFDALCALCAPGLVRQTYLLTGRRGLAHESVERAFQLAWQRWPEVAVDRDPAGWVRAAAYEYAMSPWHRFRPSQRHPDAPPAEPADRAFLDVLLSLSPAQRRTLMLYDGIGLDLPETAAETEASTPAAANRLLHARETIAGRLPDLADPEALHRRLAEVGRAEKLRLPKADRVRTGSEYRARFWTRAAIAFTALIIGATALTLKNAPTHYEPPQAPGRAISGVPPRMGPGPLTYEDTTLREKLRAHLPNGQERLTPQAR from the coding sequence GCCACGCCTCTGCCGTCCCCCAAGGAGCGCCGCAGGCTGCGCGAGGCGAAGTCGCTGAGCCATGCCGACCTCGCGGCGAAGATCGGCGTCACCAGCGAAACCGTCCGCTCCTGGGAAATGGGCCGCACCACCCCGCGCGGCCGCAAGCGCGAGACGTACGCGAAACTCCTGACCGCGAACGCGAGTGCGAGTACGAGTACGAGTACGAGTACGAACGCGAACGCGAACCCGAAGGAACGGGCAGCGACACCGACCTTCGAGAAGGCCGTCACCATGACAGTGCCCGAGACCGAGCCGGTCCCCACGCCTCCCACACCCCCCGCGCACACGCACCCCCTCCGCACGAAGCCCGCCCACGGCACCACGAGGTCGACTTCGCGCCCGCAACCGGCGGCCAAACGCGCGGCAAAGCCACCGGCCCCCGCCCGCATGACGCCCCCGCCCATCCCCCTCCCCACCCCCAACGGCCACATCCGCCCGCTCCCGGTCCGCGTGACGCGCCCCCAGGCCACCCGGCCGGCGGACCAGACCCCCGCCCAGGCCTTCGACGCCCTCTGCGCCCTCTGCGCCCCCGGTCTCGTACGCCAGACGTATCTGCTCACCGGACGGCGCGGCCTCGCCCACGAGTCGGTGGAGCGCGCCTTCCAGCTGGCGTGGCAGCGCTGGCCCGAGGTGGCCGTGGACCGGGACCCGGCGGGGTGGGTCCGCGCGGCGGCGTACGAGTACGCGATGTCCCCCTGGCACCGCTTCCGCCCCAGCCAGCGCCACCCGGACGCCCCGCCCGCCGAACCGGCCGACCGCGCCTTCCTCGACGTACTCCTGAGCCTGTCGCCCGCACAGCGCCGCACCCTGATGCTCTACGACGGCATCGGCCTCGACCTGCCCGAGACCGCGGCCGAGACGGAGGCGAGCACGCCCGCGGCCGCGAACCGCCTCCTGCACGCGCGCGAGACGATCGCCGGGCGGCTGCCCGACCTGGCGGACCCCGAGGCACTGCACCGGCGCCTCGCCGAGGTCGGCAGGGCCGAGAAGCTACGGCTCCCGAAAGCCGACCGCGTCCGCACCGGCAGCGAGTACCGGGCCCGCTTCTGGACCCGCGCGGCCATCGCGTTCACCGCACTGATCATCGGGGCGACGGCCCTGACCCTGAAGAACGCCCCCACCCACTACGAGCCCCCACAGGCCCCGGGCCGCGCCATCAGCGGCGTCCCGCCCCGCATGGGCCCGGGCCCCCTCACCTACGAAGACACCACCCTCCGCGAAAAACTCCGAGCCCACCTCCCCAACGGCCAGGAACGCCTGACCCCACAGGCAAGGTAG
- the sucD gene encoding succinate--CoA ligase subunit alpha: MAIFLNKDSKVIVQGMTGATGMKHTKLMLGDGTNIVGGVNPRKAGTKVDFDGTEVPVFGSVKEAMEATGANVSVLFVPPAFSKAAVVEAIDAEIPLAVVITEGIAVHDSAAFWAYAKSKGNKTRIIGPNCPGLITPGQSNAGIIPGDITKPGRIGLVSKSGTLTYQMMYELRDIGFSSAVGIGGDPVIGTTHIDALEAFEADPDTDLIVMIGEIGGDAEERAADFIKANVTKPVVGYVAGFTAPEGKTMGHAGAIVSGSSGTAAAKKEALEAAGVKVGKTPTETAKLAREILAG; encoded by the coding sequence ATGGCTATCTTCCTCAACAAGGACAGCAAGGTCATCGTCCAGGGCATGACCGGTGCCACGGGCATGAAGCACACCAAGCTCATGCTGGGTGACGGCACGAACATCGTCGGCGGCGTGAACCCGCGCAAGGCCGGCACGAAGGTCGACTTCGACGGCACCGAGGTACCGGTCTTCGGCTCGGTCAAGGAGGCCATGGAGGCCACGGGCGCCAACGTGTCCGTCCTCTTCGTGCCGCCGGCCTTCTCCAAGGCCGCCGTCGTCGAGGCGATCGACGCGGAGATCCCCCTCGCCGTCGTCATCACCGAGGGCATCGCCGTCCACGACTCCGCCGCCTTCTGGGCGTACGCGAAGTCGAAGGGCAACAAGACGCGGATCATCGGCCCCAACTGCCCGGGTCTGATCACCCCCGGTCAGTCGAACGCCGGCATCATCCCGGGCGACATCACGAAGCCGGGCCGCATCGGCCTGGTCTCGAAGTCCGGCACGCTGACGTACCAGATGATGTACGAGCTCCGTGACATCGGCTTCTCGTCCGCCGTCGGCATCGGTGGCGACCCGGTCATCGGTACGACGCACATCGACGCCCTCGAGGCGTTCGAGGCCGACCCCGACACGGACCTGATCGTCATGATCGGTGAGATCGGCGGCGACGCGGAGGAGCGCGCGGCGGACTTCATCAAGGCGAACGTGACGAAGCCGGTCGTCGGTTACGTCGCGGGCTTCACGGCTCCCGAGGGCAAGACGATGGGCCACGCGGGCGCGATCGTCTCCGGGTCCTCCGGTACGGCTGCCGCGAAGAAGGAAGCGCTTGAGGCTGCCGGTGTGAAGGTCGGCAAGACGCCCACCGAGACGGCGAAGCTGGCTCGCGAGATCCTGGCGGGATGA
- the sucC gene encoding ADP-forming succinate--CoA ligase subunit beta: protein MDLFEYQARDLFAKHGVPVLAGEVIDTPEAAREATERLGGKSVVKAQVKVGGRGKAGGVKLAANADEAVARATDILGMDIKGHTVHKVMIAELSPEIEAEYYVSYLLDRTNRTFLAMASVQGGMDIEEVAEKTPEALAKVPVDSNEGVTIEKAREIVAQAKFPADVAEGVAEAMVTLWETFVAEDALLVEVNPLVKTKDGRILALDGKVSLDENADFRQADHEALEDKDAANPLEAAAKAKGLNYVKLEGEVGIIGNGAGLVMSTLDVVAYAGENHGGVKPANFLDIGGGASAEVMANGLEIILGDPDVKSVFVNVFGGITACDEVANGIVQALELLASKGEKVEKPLVVRLDGNNAELGRKILSDANHPLVQRVDTMDGAADKAAELAAAK, encoded by the coding sequence GTGGACCTGTTCGAGTATCAGGCGAGGGACCTCTTCGCCAAGCACGGTGTACCGGTGCTGGCCGGTGAAGTCATCGACACGCCTGAGGCGGCGCGCGAGGCCACCGAACGCCTTGGCGGCAAGTCGGTCGTCAAGGCACAGGTGAAGGTCGGTGGCCGCGGCAAGGCCGGCGGCGTGAAGCTGGCGGCGAACGCGGACGAGGCCGTCGCCCGCGCGACGGACATCCTCGGCATGGACATCAAGGGCCACACGGTCCACAAGGTGATGATCGCCGAGCTGTCCCCGGAGATCGAGGCGGAGTACTACGTCTCGTACCTCCTCGACCGCACCAACCGCACCTTCCTCGCCATGGCGTCCGTGCAGGGCGGCATGGACATCGAGGAGGTCGCCGAGAAGACCCCCGAGGCGCTCGCCAAGGTTCCGGTCGACTCCAACGAGGGCGTCACCATCGAGAAGGCCCGCGAGATCGTCGCGCAGGCGAAGTTCCCGGCCGACGTGGCCGAGGGCGTCGCCGAGGCCATGGTGACCCTGTGGGAGACCTTCGTCGCCGAGGACGCGCTCCTCGTCGAGGTCAACCCGCTGGTCAAGACCAAGGACGGCCGCATCCTGGCCCTGGACGGCAAGGTCTCGCTCGACGAGAACGCCGACTTCCGCCAGGCCGACCACGAGGCGCTCGAGGACAAGGACGCAGCCAACCCGCTCGAGGCTGCTGCCAAGGCCAAGGGCCTCAACTACGTCAAGCTCGAGGGCGAGGTCGGCATCATCGGTAACGGTGCCGGTCTGGTCATGTCGACCCTGGACGTCGTCGCGTACGCCGGTGAGAACCACGGCGGCGTGAAGCCCGCCAACTTCCTCGACATCGGTGGCGGCGCCTCCGCCGAGGTCATGGCGAACGGCCTGGAGATCATCCTCGGCGACCCGGACGTCAAGTCCGTCTTCGTCAACGTCTTCGGTGGCATCACCGCGTGCGACGAGGTCGCCAACGGCATCGTGCAGGCCCTGGAGCTGCTCGCCTCGAAGGGCGAGAAGGTCGAGAAGCCGCTGGTCGTGCGCCTCGACGGCAACAACGCGGAGCTGGGTCGCAAGATCCTGAGCGACGCCAACCACCCGCTCGTGCAGCGTGTGGACACCATGGACGGCGCGGCCGACAAGGCCGCCGAGCTCGCGGCCGCGAAGTAA